DNA sequence from the Candidatus Stygibacter australis genome:
TCACCAGTCACTAAATCATTGACATTTTTCTCTTAAAATAATACTGAGGAACTGAATAAGTATTTCGGAGGTTAACATGCATAAAACATTAGAAGCCGTTTATGAAGATATTTCTTTGGGAGAAGACAGCCAGCGTGAATTCAAGGAGAACATTCATAATATTAAAGCTTCACCTGTGAGTCGTGAGTCGTGAGTCGTGAGTAGGAGGTAATATGAATCATAAAGAGCTTGATGTTTGGAAAAAAAGTATGGATTTTGTTACCGAAATATACAATGTAACTAAACAATTTCCTAATGAAGAGAAATTTGGACTTACTAATCAAATTCGTAGAGCTGGAGTATCGATTCCATCCAATATTGCCTGCCCCGTGTAATATAATGTATTTTGTATATGTTCTGAAAAGTCTTAAAGACGGTAATATGTATATTGGTTTTACAAAAGATTTAGAGGAGAGAATTAATCGGCATAATAAAGGACTGGTTAATTCTACAAAGAATAGAGTACCTTTCGAATTGATCTACTACGAAGCTAGTAGGAATAAATATGATGCAATCCATAGGGAAAAGTATTTGAAAACTTCTTATGGTCATCGTTACTTAAAGAATAGGTTAAAAAATGATGCTTAGCAATAAAACATATTACACAGGGCAAGAAGGTGCAGCCAGAGGTACTAATAAGGATTTTATACGTTTCCTTCATATCGCTTTGGGATCTGCAACTGAAGTAGAAACGCAGATAATTATCACGATGAGATTAGGCTATGTTGATTCGGTAAAGCAAGATGATCTTTTATACGAGCTTAATGATATAAAAAAAATGCTCGTAGGTTTAATAAAGTATTTAAAGGGAAAATCAGTATGAGTTCAACTCACGAAGAAAATTCCGACTCACGACTCACTATTCACGACTCACTATTTAAACCCAATAGTCAACTATTTGCAGATGAGTTACCTGTTAATGCCGGTATTGAG
Encoded proteins:
- a CDS encoding four helix bundle protein, producing MNHKELDVWKKSMDFVTEIYNVTKQFPNEEKFGLTNQIRRAGVSIPSNIACPV
- a CDS encoding four helix bundle protein; its protein translation is MMLSNKTYYTGQEGAARGTNKDFIRFLHIALGSATEVETQIIITMRLGYVDSVKQDDLLYELNDIKKMLVGLIKYLKGKSV